In the Perca flavescens isolate YP-PL-M2 chromosome 20, PFLA_1.0, whole genome shotgun sequence genome, one interval contains:
- the itgb1bp1 gene encoding integrin beta-1-binding protein 1 encodes MFRKVKKRHSSSSSQSSEISTKSKSVDSSLGGLSRSSTVASLDTDSTKSSGNSTSETCAEFRVKYVGAIEKLQFDMCKTLQEPLDLINYIDATQQDGKLPFMPGDEEMILGVSKYGVKVASLDQCDVLHRHPLYLIVRMLCYDDGLGAGKNLLALKTTDAKQEECSIWVYQCSSSEQAQSICKVLSAFFDCALTSDKS; translated from the exons ATGTTCCGGAAAGTCAAAAAgcgccacagcagcagcagctcgcAAAGCAGTGAGATCAGCACCAAAAGCAAa TCTGTCGACTCCAGTTTGGGAGGACTCTCCAGATCCAGTACCGTCGCCAGCCTCGATACAGATTCCACCAAGAGCTCAG GTAACAGCACGTCTGAAACATGTGCTGAGTTCCGTGTAAAGTATGTGGGAGCCATTGAAAAGTTACAGTTTGACATGTGCAAGACCCTCCAGGAGCCTCTGGACCTCATTAACTACATTGATGCCACTCAG CAAGATGGAAAGCTGCCCTTCATGCCAGGAGACGAAGAGATGATTCTGGGAGTGTCAAAGTACGGAGTCAAAGTGGCGTCGCTGGACCAGTGT GATGTGCTGCACCGGCACCCTCTGTACCTGATAGTGCGTATGCTGTGTTACGATGACGGCCTGGGTGCAGGGAAGAACCTTCTGGCTCTCAAAACCACCGATGCAAAGCAAGAGGAGTGCAGCATCTGGGTGTACCAGTGCAGCAGCTCG GAGCAGGCTCAGTCCATCTGCAAGGTGCTGTCGGCTTTCTTTGACTGCGCTCTGACATCAGACAAGTCCTGA